The proteins below come from a single Sander vitreus isolate 19-12246 chromosome 15, sanVit1, whole genome shotgun sequence genomic window:
- the med25 gene encoding mediator of RNA polymerase II transcription subunit 25 isoform X1 → MVAGSALMEPSTKPGTNQVADVVFVIEGTANLGPYFESLRKNYILPAIEYFNGGPPAETDFGGDYGGTQYGLVVFNTVDCAPESYVQCHAPTSSAFEFVSWIDSIQFMGGGAESCSLIAEGLSVALQLFDDFKKMREQIGQTHKVCVLLCNSPPYLLPAVESVSYTGCTADNLVKIIRDRGIHFSVVAPRKLPALRSLFERASSGGGAVEPHPDYSQDPFHMVLVRGISLPVSSGGGPGPLKPVLPPQPLPVSQPLGGPSQPLPPINPAHPYQNPAPMTAAQVAAQMAVDQANNQKSRFPGMVNQGPPFPSQPTIPSVPGVKLPQPNIATVTTASQPMMPQVAPNQQQPVPPPGQPVPNQPTQGLPQQQPSVNQPTAPSQPNMSGVPGAQGNPNPIGQQPGVANKVVAWTGVLEWQEKPKASSMDSTTKLTRSLPCQVHVNQGENLNTDQWPQKLIMQLIPQQLLTTLGHLFRNSRMVQFLFTNKDVESLKGLYRIMANGFAGCVHFPHTTSPCEVRVLMLLYSSKKKIFMGLIPNDQSGFVNGIRQVITNHKQVQQHRAQLGGAGPMQPGQVAPNQNFLNRPPGPIPVSHGNVQQQSVVVGMPSVSQVSMMEEQQRQNNMMTMRAAGPANQQPPVSGAPPNQVAQSGQAQPQGPILRLSNPGANPQLRSLLLSQQQPQGGVSHMPGMMSHQRLGPQLVHPTPGGGAQMQGQWRQPLAGQMMMSGGQRGAVPQPGMPQVSSVMEDEILMDLI, encoded by the exons ATGGTGGCGGGTTCGGCACTCATGGAGCCGTCCACTAAGCCCGGGACCAACCAGGTGGCTGATGTGGTGTTTGTCATCGAAGGGACGGCAAACCTTGGACCTTACTTTGAATCTCTAAGGAAAAATTACATACTGCCAGCTATTGA ATATTTCAATGGAGGGCCCCCAGCAGAAACAGATTTTGGTGGAGAT TATGGAGGGACACAGTACGGTCTTGTGGTGTTTAACACAGTGGACTGTGCTCCTGAGTCATATGTCCAGTGTCACGCACCAACCAGCTCTGCCTTTGAGTTTGTCTCGTGGATCGACAGCATCCA GTTCATGGGTGGCGGAGCAGAAAGCTGTAGTCTAATTGCAGAGGGGCTCTCTGTGGCCTTGCAGCTCTTTGATGACTTTAAGAAAATGAGGGAGCAAAT AGGTCAAACCCACAAGGTGTGTGTGCTACTGTGTAATTCTCCACCATACCTGCTTCCTGCTGTGGAGAGTGTCAGCTACACCGGCTGCACAGCAGACAACTTGGTCAAAATCATCAGAGAT AGAGGAATTCACTTCTCTGTGGTGGCTCCTCGGAAACTGCCCGCTCTAAGGTCTTTGTTTGAGCGGGCGTCTTCAGGAGGAGGTGCGGTTGAACCCCATCCAGACTACAGTCAGGACCCCTTCCACATGGTCCTAGTCAGAGGCATCTCGCTTCCTG TTTCCTCAGGTGGAGGACCTGGGCCACTCAAACCTGTCCTCCCTCCTCAGCCGCTGCCTGTCAGTCAGCCTCTTGGCGGACCTTCACAGCCCCTTCCACCCATCAACCCAGCCCACCCTTATCAG AATCCAGCCCCCATGACTGCGGCTCAGGTGGCTGCACAGATGGCCGTGGATCAGGCCAACAACCAGAAGAGTCGCT TCCCAGGAATGGTCAATCAAGGTCCTCCGTTCCCCAGTCAGCCAACCATCCCATCAGTCCCTGGGGTGAAGCTCCCTCAGCCCAACATCGCAACAGTCACTACAGCATCACAGCCCATGATGCCACAAGTTGCTCCCAATCAGCAGCAGCCAGTCCCACCCCCAGGACAGCCTGTACCCAATCAGCCGACGCAGGGACTACCTCAACAGCAACCCAGCGTGAATCAGCCTACAGCGCCTTCACAGCCCAACATG TCTGGTGTGCCTGGAGCTCAAGGCAATCCAAATCCCATTGGACAGCAGCCAGGTGTGGCCAATAAGGTTGTGGCATGGACCGGTGTTTTGGAGTGGCAAGAG AAGCCTAAAGCCTCTTCTATGGATTCAACCACCAAACTGACACGCTCTCTGCCATGTCAAGTGCATGTTAACCAAGGGGAAAATCT AAACACGGACCAGTGGCCACAGAAGCTCATCATGCAGCTGATTCCACAGCAACTACTG ACAACCTTAGGTCACCTCTTCAGAAACTCTCGAATGGTTCAGTTTCTCTTCACCAACAAAGACGTGGAGTCGCTGAAAGGCCTGTACCGCATTATGGCCAATGGCTTT GCCGGCTGCGTCCACTTCCCCCACACTACCTCGCCCTGTGAAGTGCGGGTGCTGATGCTGCTCTACTCATccaagaaaaaaatattcatggGCCTCATCCCTAACGACCAGAGCGGCTTTGTCAACGGCATCCGGCAAGTCATCACCAACCACAAGCAGGTCCAGCAGCACAGAGCG CAGTTGGGAGGTGCAGGTCCGATGCAGCCTGGTCAGGTCGCCCCCAACCAGAACTTCCTCAACAGGCCCCCTGGCCCCATTCCTGTCTCCCACGGCAACGTCCAGCAGCAG TCTGTGGTGGTAGGCATGCCCTCTGTTAGTCAGGTCTCTATGATGGAGGAGCAGCAGAGGCAGAACAACATG ATGACGATGAGAGCAGCCGGACCAGCCAACCAACAGCCGCCGGTCAGTGGTGCTCCACCCAACCAGGTCGCACAAAGCGGACAAGCCCAACCCCAGGGTCCCATACTCCGCCTCTCAAACCCAGGAGCCAATCCACAGCTTCGCAGTCTTCTCCTAAGCCAACAGCAGCCA CAGGGTGGGGTGTCTCACATGCCAGGCATGATGTCTCACCAACGTCTAGGGCCACAGTTGGTCCATCCGACACCAGGAGGGGGGGCTCAAATGCAGGGCCAGTGGAGGCAGCCCTTGGCAG GTCAGATGATGATGTCTGGAGGCCAGAGAGGTGCTGTGCCTCAGCCTGGGATGCCCCAAGTATCCAGTGTCATGGAGGATGAAATCCTCATGGACCTTATCTGA
- the med25 gene encoding mediator of RNA polymerase II transcription subunit 25 isoform X3 — translation MVAGSALMEPSTKPGTNQVADVVFVIEGTANLGPYFESLRKNYILPAIEYFNGGPPAETDFGGDYGGTQYGLVVFNTVDCAPESYVQCHAPTSSAFEFVSWIDSIQFMGGGAESCSLIAEGLSVALQLFDDFKKMREQIGQTHKVCVLLCNSPPYLLPAVESVSYTGCTADNLVKIIRDRGIHFSVVAPRKLPALRSLFERASSGGGAVEPHPDYSQDPFHMVLVRGISLPVSSGGGPGPLKPVLPPQPLPVSQPLGGPSQPLPPINPAHPYQNPAPMTAAQVAAQMAVDQANNQKSRFPGMVNQGPPFPSQPTIPSVPGVKLPQPNIATVTTASQPMMPQVAPNQQQPVPPPGQPVPNQPTQGLPQQQPSVNQPTAPSQPNMSGVPGAQGNPNPIGQQPGVANKVVAWTGVLEWQEPKASSMDSTTKLTRSLPCQVHVNQGENLNTDQWPQKLIMQLIPQQLLTTLGHLFRNSRMVQFLFTNKDVESLKGLYRIMANGFAGCVHFPHTTSPCEVRVLMLLYSSKKKIFMGLIPNDQSGFVNGIRQVITNHKQVQQHRAQLGGAGPMQPGQVAPNQNFLNRPPGPIPVSHGNVQQQSVVVGMPSVSQVSMMEEQQRQNNMMTMRAAGPANQQPPVSGAPPNQVAQSGQAQPQGPILRLSNPGANPQLRSLLLSQQQPQGGVSHMPGMMSHQRLGPQLVHPTPGGGAQMQGQWRQPLAGQMMMSGGQRGAVPQPGMPQVSSVMEDEILMDLI, via the exons ATGGTGGCGGGTTCGGCACTCATGGAGCCGTCCACTAAGCCCGGGACCAACCAGGTGGCTGATGTGGTGTTTGTCATCGAAGGGACGGCAAACCTTGGACCTTACTTTGAATCTCTAAGGAAAAATTACATACTGCCAGCTATTGA ATATTTCAATGGAGGGCCCCCAGCAGAAACAGATTTTGGTGGAGAT TATGGAGGGACACAGTACGGTCTTGTGGTGTTTAACACAGTGGACTGTGCTCCTGAGTCATATGTCCAGTGTCACGCACCAACCAGCTCTGCCTTTGAGTTTGTCTCGTGGATCGACAGCATCCA GTTCATGGGTGGCGGAGCAGAAAGCTGTAGTCTAATTGCAGAGGGGCTCTCTGTGGCCTTGCAGCTCTTTGATGACTTTAAGAAAATGAGGGAGCAAAT AGGTCAAACCCACAAGGTGTGTGTGCTACTGTGTAATTCTCCACCATACCTGCTTCCTGCTGTGGAGAGTGTCAGCTACACCGGCTGCACAGCAGACAACTTGGTCAAAATCATCAGAGAT AGAGGAATTCACTTCTCTGTGGTGGCTCCTCGGAAACTGCCCGCTCTAAGGTCTTTGTTTGAGCGGGCGTCTTCAGGAGGAGGTGCGGTTGAACCCCATCCAGACTACAGTCAGGACCCCTTCCACATGGTCCTAGTCAGAGGCATCTCGCTTCCTG TTTCCTCAGGTGGAGGACCTGGGCCACTCAAACCTGTCCTCCCTCCTCAGCCGCTGCCTGTCAGTCAGCCTCTTGGCGGACCTTCACAGCCCCTTCCACCCATCAACCCAGCCCACCCTTATCAG AATCCAGCCCCCATGACTGCGGCTCAGGTGGCTGCACAGATGGCCGTGGATCAGGCCAACAACCAGAAGAGTCGCT TCCCAGGAATGGTCAATCAAGGTCCTCCGTTCCCCAGTCAGCCAACCATCCCATCAGTCCCTGGGGTGAAGCTCCCTCAGCCCAACATCGCAACAGTCACTACAGCATCACAGCCCATGATGCCACAAGTTGCTCCCAATCAGCAGCAGCCAGTCCCACCCCCAGGACAGCCTGTACCCAATCAGCCGACGCAGGGACTACCTCAACAGCAACCCAGCGTGAATCAGCCTACAGCGCCTTCACAGCCCAACATG TCTGGTGTGCCTGGAGCTCAAGGCAATCCAAATCCCATTGGACAGCAGCCAGGTGTGGCCAATAAGGTTGTGGCATGGACCGGTGTTTTGGAGTGGCAAGAG CCTAAAGCCTCTTCTATGGATTCAACCACCAAACTGACACGCTCTCTGCCATGTCAAGTGCATGTTAACCAAGGGGAAAATCT AAACACGGACCAGTGGCCACAGAAGCTCATCATGCAGCTGATTCCACAGCAACTACTG ACAACCTTAGGTCACCTCTTCAGAAACTCTCGAATGGTTCAGTTTCTCTTCACCAACAAAGACGTGGAGTCGCTGAAAGGCCTGTACCGCATTATGGCCAATGGCTTT GCCGGCTGCGTCCACTTCCCCCACACTACCTCGCCCTGTGAAGTGCGGGTGCTGATGCTGCTCTACTCATccaagaaaaaaatattcatggGCCTCATCCCTAACGACCAGAGCGGCTTTGTCAACGGCATCCGGCAAGTCATCACCAACCACAAGCAGGTCCAGCAGCACAGAGCG CAGTTGGGAGGTGCAGGTCCGATGCAGCCTGGTCAGGTCGCCCCCAACCAGAACTTCCTCAACAGGCCCCCTGGCCCCATTCCTGTCTCCCACGGCAACGTCCAGCAGCAG TCTGTGGTGGTAGGCATGCCCTCTGTTAGTCAGGTCTCTATGATGGAGGAGCAGCAGAGGCAGAACAACATG ATGACGATGAGAGCAGCCGGACCAGCCAACCAACAGCCGCCGGTCAGTGGTGCTCCACCCAACCAGGTCGCACAAAGCGGACAAGCCCAACCCCAGGGTCCCATACTCCGCCTCTCAAACCCAGGAGCCAATCCACAGCTTCGCAGTCTTCTCCTAAGCCAACAGCAGCCA CAGGGTGGGGTGTCTCACATGCCAGGCATGATGTCTCACCAACGTCTAGGGCCACAGTTGGTCCATCCGACACCAGGAGGGGGGGCTCAAATGCAGGGCCAGTGGAGGCAGCCCTTGGCAG GTCAGATGATGATGTCTGGAGGCCAGAGAGGTGCTGTGCCTCAGCCTGGGATGCCCCAAGTATCCAGTGTCATGGAGGATGAAATCCTCATGGACCTTATCTGA
- the med25 gene encoding mediator of RNA polymerase II transcription subunit 25 isoform X2 yields the protein MVAGSALMEPSTKPGTNQVADVVFVIEGTANLGPYFESLRKNYILPAIEYFNGGPPAETDFGGDYGGTQYGLVVFNTVDCAPESYVQCHAPTSSAFEFVSWIDSIQFMGGGAESCSLIAEGLSVALQLFDDFKKMREQIGQTHKVCVLLCNSPPYLLPAVESVSYTGCTADNLVKIIRDRGIHFSVVAPRKLPALRSLFERASSGGGAVEPHPDYSQDPFHMVLVRGISLPVSSGGGPGPLKPVLPPQPLPVSQPLGGPSQPLPPINPAHPYQNPAPMTAAQVAAQMAVDQANNQKSRFPGMVNQGPPFPSQPTIPSVPGVKLPQPNIATVTTASQPMMPQVAPNQQQPVPPPGQPVPNQPTQGLPQQQPSVNQPTAPSQPNMSGVPGAQGNPNPIGQQPGVANKVVAWTGVLEWQEKPKASSMDSTTKLTRSLPCQVHVNQGENLNTDQWPQKLIMQLIPQQLLTTLGHLFRNSRMVQFLFTNKDVESLKGLYRIMANGFAGCVHFPHTTSPCEVRVLMLLYSSKKKIFMGLIPNDQSGFVNGIRQVITNHKQVQQHRALGGAGPMQPGQVAPNQNFLNRPPGPIPVSHGNVQQQSVVVGMPSVSQVSMMEEQQRQNNMMTMRAAGPANQQPPVSGAPPNQVAQSGQAQPQGPILRLSNPGANPQLRSLLLSQQQPQGGVSHMPGMMSHQRLGPQLVHPTPGGGAQMQGQWRQPLAGQMMMSGGQRGAVPQPGMPQVSSVMEDEILMDLI from the exons ATGGTGGCGGGTTCGGCACTCATGGAGCCGTCCACTAAGCCCGGGACCAACCAGGTGGCTGATGTGGTGTTTGTCATCGAAGGGACGGCAAACCTTGGACCTTACTTTGAATCTCTAAGGAAAAATTACATACTGCCAGCTATTGA ATATTTCAATGGAGGGCCCCCAGCAGAAACAGATTTTGGTGGAGAT TATGGAGGGACACAGTACGGTCTTGTGGTGTTTAACACAGTGGACTGTGCTCCTGAGTCATATGTCCAGTGTCACGCACCAACCAGCTCTGCCTTTGAGTTTGTCTCGTGGATCGACAGCATCCA GTTCATGGGTGGCGGAGCAGAAAGCTGTAGTCTAATTGCAGAGGGGCTCTCTGTGGCCTTGCAGCTCTTTGATGACTTTAAGAAAATGAGGGAGCAAAT AGGTCAAACCCACAAGGTGTGTGTGCTACTGTGTAATTCTCCACCATACCTGCTTCCTGCTGTGGAGAGTGTCAGCTACACCGGCTGCACAGCAGACAACTTGGTCAAAATCATCAGAGAT AGAGGAATTCACTTCTCTGTGGTGGCTCCTCGGAAACTGCCCGCTCTAAGGTCTTTGTTTGAGCGGGCGTCTTCAGGAGGAGGTGCGGTTGAACCCCATCCAGACTACAGTCAGGACCCCTTCCACATGGTCCTAGTCAGAGGCATCTCGCTTCCTG TTTCCTCAGGTGGAGGACCTGGGCCACTCAAACCTGTCCTCCCTCCTCAGCCGCTGCCTGTCAGTCAGCCTCTTGGCGGACCTTCACAGCCCCTTCCACCCATCAACCCAGCCCACCCTTATCAG AATCCAGCCCCCATGACTGCGGCTCAGGTGGCTGCACAGATGGCCGTGGATCAGGCCAACAACCAGAAGAGTCGCT TCCCAGGAATGGTCAATCAAGGTCCTCCGTTCCCCAGTCAGCCAACCATCCCATCAGTCCCTGGGGTGAAGCTCCCTCAGCCCAACATCGCAACAGTCACTACAGCATCACAGCCCATGATGCCACAAGTTGCTCCCAATCAGCAGCAGCCAGTCCCACCCCCAGGACAGCCTGTACCCAATCAGCCGACGCAGGGACTACCTCAACAGCAACCCAGCGTGAATCAGCCTACAGCGCCTTCACAGCCCAACATG TCTGGTGTGCCTGGAGCTCAAGGCAATCCAAATCCCATTGGACAGCAGCCAGGTGTGGCCAATAAGGTTGTGGCATGGACCGGTGTTTTGGAGTGGCAAGAG AAGCCTAAAGCCTCTTCTATGGATTCAACCACCAAACTGACACGCTCTCTGCCATGTCAAGTGCATGTTAACCAAGGGGAAAATCT AAACACGGACCAGTGGCCACAGAAGCTCATCATGCAGCTGATTCCACAGCAACTACTG ACAACCTTAGGTCACCTCTTCAGAAACTCTCGAATGGTTCAGTTTCTCTTCACCAACAAAGACGTGGAGTCGCTGAAAGGCCTGTACCGCATTATGGCCAATGGCTTT GCCGGCTGCGTCCACTTCCCCCACACTACCTCGCCCTGTGAAGTGCGGGTGCTGATGCTGCTCTACTCATccaagaaaaaaatattcatggGCCTCATCCCTAACGACCAGAGCGGCTTTGTCAACGGCATCCGGCAAGTCATCACCAACCACAAGCAGGTCCAGCAGCACAGAGCG TTGGGAGGTGCAGGTCCGATGCAGCCTGGTCAGGTCGCCCCCAACCAGAACTTCCTCAACAGGCCCCCTGGCCCCATTCCTGTCTCCCACGGCAACGTCCAGCAGCAG TCTGTGGTGGTAGGCATGCCCTCTGTTAGTCAGGTCTCTATGATGGAGGAGCAGCAGAGGCAGAACAACATG ATGACGATGAGAGCAGCCGGACCAGCCAACCAACAGCCGCCGGTCAGTGGTGCTCCACCCAACCAGGTCGCACAAAGCGGACAAGCCCAACCCCAGGGTCCCATACTCCGCCTCTCAAACCCAGGAGCCAATCCACAGCTTCGCAGTCTTCTCCTAAGCCAACAGCAGCCA CAGGGTGGGGTGTCTCACATGCCAGGCATGATGTCTCACCAACGTCTAGGGCCACAGTTGGTCCATCCGACACCAGGAGGGGGGGCTCAAATGCAGGGCCAGTGGAGGCAGCCCTTGGCAG GTCAGATGATGATGTCTGGAGGCCAGAGAGGTGCTGTGCCTCAGCCTGGGATGCCCCAAGTATCCAGTGTCATGGAGGATGAAATCCTCATGGACCTTATCTGA
- the med25 gene encoding mediator of RNA polymerase II transcription subunit 25 isoform X4, translated as MVAGSALMEPSTKPGTNQVADVVFVIEGTANLGPYFESLRKNYILPAIEYFNGGPPAETDFGGDYGGTQYGLVVFNTVDCAPESYVQCHAPTSSAFEFVSWIDSIQFMGGGAESCSLIAEGLSVALQLFDDFKKMREQIGQTHKVCVLLCNSPPYLLPAVESVSYTGCTADNLVKIIRDRGIHFSVVAPRKLPALRSLFERASSGGGAVEPHPDYSQDPFHMVLVRGISLPVSSGGGPGPLKPVLPPQPLPVSQPLGGPSQPLPPINPAHPYQNPAPMTAAQVAAQMAVDQANNQKSRFPGMVNQGPPFPSQPTIPSVPGVKLPQPNIATVTTASQPMMPQVAPNQQQPVPPPGQPVPNQPTQGLPQQQPSVNQPTAPSQPNMSGVPGAQGNPNPIGQQPGVANKVVAWTGVLEWQEKPKASSMDSTTKLTRSLPCQVHVNQGENLNTDQWPQKLIMQLIPQQLLTTLGHLFRNSRMVQFLFTNKDVESLKGLYRIMANGFAGCVHFPHTTSPCEVRVLMLLYSSKKKIFMGLIPNDQSGFVNGIRQVITNHKQVQQHRAQLGGAGPMQPGQVAPNQNFLNRPPGPIPVSHGNVQQQMTMRAAGPANQQPPVSGAPPNQVAQSGQAQPQGPILRLSNPGANPQLRSLLLSQQQPQGGVSHMPGMMSHQRLGPQLVHPTPGGGAQMQGQWRQPLAGQMMMSGGQRGAVPQPGMPQVSSVMEDEILMDLI; from the exons ATGGTGGCGGGTTCGGCACTCATGGAGCCGTCCACTAAGCCCGGGACCAACCAGGTGGCTGATGTGGTGTTTGTCATCGAAGGGACGGCAAACCTTGGACCTTACTTTGAATCTCTAAGGAAAAATTACATACTGCCAGCTATTGA ATATTTCAATGGAGGGCCCCCAGCAGAAACAGATTTTGGTGGAGAT TATGGAGGGACACAGTACGGTCTTGTGGTGTTTAACACAGTGGACTGTGCTCCTGAGTCATATGTCCAGTGTCACGCACCAACCAGCTCTGCCTTTGAGTTTGTCTCGTGGATCGACAGCATCCA GTTCATGGGTGGCGGAGCAGAAAGCTGTAGTCTAATTGCAGAGGGGCTCTCTGTGGCCTTGCAGCTCTTTGATGACTTTAAGAAAATGAGGGAGCAAAT AGGTCAAACCCACAAGGTGTGTGTGCTACTGTGTAATTCTCCACCATACCTGCTTCCTGCTGTGGAGAGTGTCAGCTACACCGGCTGCACAGCAGACAACTTGGTCAAAATCATCAGAGAT AGAGGAATTCACTTCTCTGTGGTGGCTCCTCGGAAACTGCCCGCTCTAAGGTCTTTGTTTGAGCGGGCGTCTTCAGGAGGAGGTGCGGTTGAACCCCATCCAGACTACAGTCAGGACCCCTTCCACATGGTCCTAGTCAGAGGCATCTCGCTTCCTG TTTCCTCAGGTGGAGGACCTGGGCCACTCAAACCTGTCCTCCCTCCTCAGCCGCTGCCTGTCAGTCAGCCTCTTGGCGGACCTTCACAGCCCCTTCCACCCATCAACCCAGCCCACCCTTATCAG AATCCAGCCCCCATGACTGCGGCTCAGGTGGCTGCACAGATGGCCGTGGATCAGGCCAACAACCAGAAGAGTCGCT TCCCAGGAATGGTCAATCAAGGTCCTCCGTTCCCCAGTCAGCCAACCATCCCATCAGTCCCTGGGGTGAAGCTCCCTCAGCCCAACATCGCAACAGTCACTACAGCATCACAGCCCATGATGCCACAAGTTGCTCCCAATCAGCAGCAGCCAGTCCCACCCCCAGGACAGCCTGTACCCAATCAGCCGACGCAGGGACTACCTCAACAGCAACCCAGCGTGAATCAGCCTACAGCGCCTTCACAGCCCAACATG TCTGGTGTGCCTGGAGCTCAAGGCAATCCAAATCCCATTGGACAGCAGCCAGGTGTGGCCAATAAGGTTGTGGCATGGACCGGTGTTTTGGAGTGGCAAGAG AAGCCTAAAGCCTCTTCTATGGATTCAACCACCAAACTGACACGCTCTCTGCCATGTCAAGTGCATGTTAACCAAGGGGAAAATCT AAACACGGACCAGTGGCCACAGAAGCTCATCATGCAGCTGATTCCACAGCAACTACTG ACAACCTTAGGTCACCTCTTCAGAAACTCTCGAATGGTTCAGTTTCTCTTCACCAACAAAGACGTGGAGTCGCTGAAAGGCCTGTACCGCATTATGGCCAATGGCTTT GCCGGCTGCGTCCACTTCCCCCACACTACCTCGCCCTGTGAAGTGCGGGTGCTGATGCTGCTCTACTCATccaagaaaaaaatattcatggGCCTCATCCCTAACGACCAGAGCGGCTTTGTCAACGGCATCCGGCAAGTCATCACCAACCACAAGCAGGTCCAGCAGCACAGAGCG CAGTTGGGAGGTGCAGGTCCGATGCAGCCTGGTCAGGTCGCCCCCAACCAGAACTTCCTCAACAGGCCCCCTGGCCCCATTCCTGTCTCCCACGGCAACGTCCAGCAGCAG ATGACGATGAGAGCAGCCGGACCAGCCAACCAACAGCCGCCGGTCAGTGGTGCTCCACCCAACCAGGTCGCACAAAGCGGACAAGCCCAACCCCAGGGTCCCATACTCCGCCTCTCAAACCCAGGAGCCAATCCACAGCTTCGCAGTCTTCTCCTAAGCCAACAGCAGCCA CAGGGTGGGGTGTCTCACATGCCAGGCATGATGTCTCACCAACGTCTAGGGCCACAGTTGGTCCATCCGACACCAGGAGGGGGGGCTCAAATGCAGGGCCAGTGGAGGCAGCCCTTGGCAG GTCAGATGATGATGTCTGGAGGCCAGAGAGGTGCTGTGCCTCAGCCTGGGATGCCCCAAGTATCCAGTGTCATGGAGGATGAAATCCTCATGGACCTTATCTGA